From one Holophagales bacterium genomic stretch:
- a CDS encoding type II toxin-antitoxin system HicA family toxin gives MNPRKLLLKALQSPHNLRFAEVCSLAEAFGFRLSRTGGSHHIYVHPAIPELLNLQEVQGQAKAYQVRQLLRLVERHNLEIGDAE, from the coding sequence GTGAACCCGCGAAAGCTCCTCCTGAAGGCGCTCCAGTCTCCACACAACCTCCGATTCGCGGAAGTCTGCAGCCTGGCGGAGGCCTTCGGGTTCCGGCTCTCCCGGACCGGCGGAAGCCACCACATCTACGTCCACCCGGCGATTCCGGAGCTGCTGAATCTCCAGGAGGTCCAGGGACAGGCCAAGGCCTACCAGGTGAGGCAGTTGCTCCGGCTCGTGGAGCGGCATAACCTCGAGATCGGTGACGCGGAATGA
- a CDS encoding AbrB/MazE/SpoVT family DNA-binding domain-containing protein has protein sequence MNEITAHIDVSGRLVIPAALRRNLGLMPGASVTLRVAGGELRVVARSEAVKAAQARVRRYVKPGRSLAGELIAERRAEWRRG, from the coding sequence ATGAACGAGATTACGGCACATATCGACGTATCTGGCAGACTCGTCATTCCTGCCGCACTCCGGCGGAACCTCGGCCTGATGCCCGGGGCGAGCGTCACCCTCCGCGTGGCCGGCGGGGAGCTGCGCGTCGTGGCGAGGAGCGAGGCCGTCAAGGCCGCGCAGGCGCGCGTTCGACGCTACGTGAAGCCCGGACGAAGCCTGGCGGGCGAGCTGATCGCCGAACGGCGGGCGGAGTGGCGGCGTGGCTAG
- a CDS encoding type II toxin-antitoxin system PemK/MazF family toxin yields MRLERGTVVLVDLDPTIGHEQKNARPCVIVSDPVIAADQRYALVGVVPLTGTEGRGALYPKVSAGSGGLRKDSWALTDQVRSIDKRRIVAAYRPLDAAVMEAIDEGLRLFLGLGTEPREP; encoded by the coding sequence GTGCGGCTCGAACGCGGCACCGTCGTCCTCGTTGACCTCGACCCGACCATCGGGCACGAACAGAAGAACGCGCGACCCTGCGTCATCGTCAGCGACCCCGTCATTGCCGCCGACCAGCGCTACGCCCTCGTCGGCGTCGTTCCCCTCACCGGGACGGAAGGACGTGGTGCGCTCTATCCGAAGGTGTCGGCCGGCTCCGGCGGTCTGCGGAAGGACTCGTGGGCGTTGACCGACCAGGTTCGGTCCATCGACAAGCGCCGCATCGTCGCGGCCTATCGTCCGCTCGACGCCGCCGTGATGGAAGCGATCGACGAAGGGCTCCGGCTGTTCCTCGGCCTGGGCACGGAGCCTCGGGAGCCCTGA
- a CDS encoding methionine adenosyltransferase domain-containing protein has translation MKAIEGLREERRKRWIGPDGKVFVAVRGRRLEAVSLSLHHFVHADWLALCALAKEACLAVAAEYVAAGELEAPGESVDWLFNGAGSFAVGGPLGDNGLSGKKLVAEAYGTAVPIGGGTVHGKDPLKPDVRAQRIAREWAVKRVREGAAEATVWVVFRPGDEEPRWVEESEERIRSSILAR, from the coding sequence GTGAAGGCGATCGAGGGGCTGCGCGAGGAGAGACGGAAGAGGTGGATCGGGCCGGACGGTAAGGTCTTCGTCGCCGTGCGTGGCCGGCGGCTCGAGGCGGTGTCGCTCTCGCTCCACCACTTCGTCCACGCCGACTGGCTGGCGCTCTGCGCGCTCGCGAAGGAGGCGTGCCTCGCGGTAGCGGCCGAGTACGTCGCGGCGGGCGAGCTGGAGGCGCCGGGCGAATCCGTCGACTGGCTCTTCAACGGCGCGGGTTCCTTCGCGGTGGGCGGGCCGCTGGGCGACAACGGCCTCTCGGGGAAGAAGCTCGTCGCCGAGGCGTACGGCACGGCGGTGCCGATCGGCGGCGGGACGGTGCACGGAAAGGACCCGCTCAAGCCCGACGTGCGGGCGCAGCGGATAGCGCGGGAATGGGCCGTGAAGCGCGTCCGAGAGGGGGCCGCAGAGGCGACGGTGTGGGTCGTCTTCCGCCCCGGGGACGAGGAGCCGCGCTGGGTGGAGGAAAGCGAGGAGCGGATCAGATCCTCGATTCTGGCGCGCTGA
- a CDS encoding AAA family ATPase — MLHPDLGMLVLEMKGGRIAFDGRTGAWTSTARDGRVHSIKDPFIQAQRSVKAIVAKAAALSFEGQAMPEVVHGHAVVFPDCDCTSGGGGVSAPRERVIDAAHLARDAAGRLMEIFRLWGVRRAAAPLTKKWVKRLGQHVLAPHFSLGLALGSALGWEEKALALLHEEQDICLDFLHLNPRAVVRGGAGTGKTVVAVERARRLAADGKDVLLLCFNRPLAFYLRGICASWDALPGRVWAGSYHELGRELCGRAGVAWNEPPEDDVAATQAFWNETSGVLLLEAAQKLGERFDALVVDEAQDFLTEWWAVLEALLKEGDRAPVTLVADPDQDLWQRESRFPAGLPVFPLRTNCRNTSAIAEYLGELTGSHPRVSPWTVRGEEPKVHRWRNAADEREKAGALVAQLLLKDGVGLERVAIVGMRRLANSCLAGVAELAGFPVVPIGDDGTAGVPGALRYATPHRFKGLEADVVLLLDVDGSRWSLEPRNLYVAASRARLRLHVFVKEGVVVPGGASGAQTSGRRDQAGSGGRPSSIQEYFAMVPSGVPARRSASRSTPISIESCHWFSSQRSM; from the coding sequence GTGCTGCACCCCGACCTGGGGATGCTGGTGCTGGAGATGAAAGGGGGCCGGATCGCGTTCGACGGGCGGACGGGGGCGTGGACGTCGACGGCGCGCGACGGGAGGGTGCACTCGATCAAGGACCCGTTCATCCAGGCGCAGCGGAGCGTCAAGGCGATCGTCGCGAAGGCGGCGGCGCTGAGCTTCGAGGGGCAGGCGATGCCGGAGGTCGTCCACGGGCACGCGGTCGTCTTCCCCGACTGCGACTGCACGAGCGGGGGCGGCGGGGTGAGCGCGCCGCGCGAGCGGGTGATCGACGCGGCGCACCTCGCGCGGGACGCGGCGGGGCGGCTGATGGAGATCTTCCGGCTGTGGGGCGTGCGGCGCGCGGCGGCACCCCTGACGAAGAAGTGGGTCAAGAGGCTGGGGCAGCACGTCCTGGCGCCGCACTTCTCGCTGGGGCTGGCGCTCGGGTCGGCGCTCGGGTGGGAGGAGAAGGCGCTGGCGCTGCTCCACGAGGAGCAGGACATCTGCCTCGACTTCCTTCACCTGAACCCGCGCGCCGTGGTGCGCGGCGGGGCGGGGACGGGAAAGACGGTGGTGGCGGTGGAACGCGCGCGGCGGCTGGCCGCGGACGGGAAGGACGTCCTGCTGCTCTGCTTCAACCGGCCGCTCGCGTTCTACCTGCGGGGAATCTGCGCGTCGTGGGACGCGCTGCCGGGGCGGGTGTGGGCCGGCTCGTACCACGAGCTGGGCCGTGAGCTGTGCGGGCGGGCCGGGGTGGCGTGGAACGAGCCGCCCGAGGACGACGTGGCGGCGACGCAGGCCTTCTGGAACGAGACGTCGGGCGTCCTCCTCCTCGAGGCCGCGCAGAAGCTGGGAGAGCGGTTCGACGCGCTGGTGGTGGACGAGGCGCAGGACTTCCTGACCGAGTGGTGGGCCGTCCTCGAGGCGCTGCTGAAGGAGGGCGACCGGGCGCCGGTGACGCTCGTCGCCGACCCCGACCAGGACCTCTGGCAGCGCGAGTCGCGGTTCCCCGCGGGGCTCCCCGTCTTCCCGCTCCGGACGAACTGCCGGAACACGTCGGCCATCGCGGAGTACCTCGGCGAGCTGACGGGGTCACACCCGCGCGTGTCGCCGTGGACGGTGCGGGGGGAGGAGCCGAAGGTCCACCGCTGGCGCAACGCGGCCGACGAACGCGAGAAGGCGGGGGCGCTGGTCGCGCAGCTCCTCCTGAAGGACGGGGTCGGTCTCGAGAGGGTGGCGATCGTCGGGATGCGGCGCCTCGCGAACTCGTGCCTGGCGGGGGTGGCCGAGCTGGCGGGCTTCCCGGTGGTGCCGATCGGCGACGACGGGACGGCCGGCGTGCCCGGCGCGCTGCGCTACGCGACGCCGCACCGGTTCAAGGGGCTGGAGGCCGACGTGGTGCTCCTCCTCGACGTGGACGGCAGCCGCTGGTCGCTCGAGCCGCGCAACCTCTACGTCGCGGCGTCGCGCGCGCGGCTGCGGCTGCACGTGTTCGTGAAGGAGGGGGTGGTGGTGCCGGGGGGAGCCTCCGGCGCTCAGACCTCCGGGAGGCGCGACCAGGCCGGGTCGGGCGGAAGGCCGTCGAGCATCCAGGAGTACTTCGCGATGGTCCCGAGCGGGGTGCCGGCCAGACGCTCGGCCTCGAGATCGACTCCGATCTCCATCGAGAGCTGCCACTGGTTCTCGAGCCAGCGGAGCATGTAG
- a CDS encoding type II toxin-antitoxin system VapC family toxin — protein sequence MARVVLDASAILVLLNDEPGAAAVAQALEDAAVSAVNLSEVVAKLLESGMPREEAEDALGGLGLDVRAFDERAAWAAGALRAGTRKAGLSLGDRACLALARDLGVPAVTSDSAWTKVSAGVEIRLLR from the coding sequence GTGGCTAGGGTCGTCCTCGACGCCTCCGCGATCCTCGTCCTGCTGAACGACGAGCCGGGGGCGGCCGCCGTGGCCCAGGCACTGGAGGACGCGGCCGTGAGCGCCGTGAACCTCTCCGAGGTCGTCGCGAAGCTCCTCGAATCCGGAATGCCTCGCGAGGAGGCGGAGGATGCCCTCGGCGGGCTCGGGCTCGACGTGCGCGCCTTCGACGAGCGGGCGGCCTGGGCGGCGGGCGCGCTTCGAGCGGGGACGAGGAAGGCCGGCCTCTCTCTCGGCGACAGGGCCTGCCTGGCGCTCGCGAGAGATCTCGGCGTTCCGGCCGTGACTTCTGATTCTGCGTGGACGAAGGTCTCTGCGGGCGTGGAGATCCGGCTGCTCAGATGA
- a CDS encoding type II toxin-antitoxin system HicB family antitoxin, whose protein sequence is MTDYHINIFPSDEDAGYIADIPDLAHCSAFGDTPESALAEVLKAKALWLEAARAEGKPVPPPLFRPAIYKVA, encoded by the coding sequence ATGACCGACTACCACATCAACATCTTCCCGAGTGACGAGGACGCCGGCTACATCGCCGACATCCCTGACCTCGCGCACTGCTCCGCGTTCGGCGACACCCCGGAGTCCGCCCTTGCCGAGGTCCTCAAGGCCAAGGCTCTCTGGCTCGAGGCGGCGAGGGCCGAGGGGAAGCCGGTTCCCCCGCCCCTGTTCCGGCCGGCGATCTACAAGGTCGCGTAG
- a CDS encoding type II toxin-antitoxin system PemK/MazF family toxin: protein MTSFPRRGEVWFADLNPTRGHEQRGTRPVLVLSVDSFNGGPAELVTVLPVTSTVRPIPSHVEVQAPEGGLESRSAILADQVRTIARERLVRRSGAVSRTTLQRVEEVVRFLLGL, encoded by the coding sequence ATCACGTCCTTCCCTCGCCGAGGGGAGGTCTGGTTCGCAGACCTCAACCCGACCCGCGGACACGAGCAGCGCGGCACGCGCCCGGTGCTCGTGCTCTCGGTCGACAGTTTCAACGGCGGTCCGGCCGAGCTCGTGACGGTGCTTCCCGTCACCTCGACCGTCCGCCCCATTCCTTCGCACGTCGAAGTGCAGGCGCCGGAGGGCGGGCTCGAGAGCCGCTCCGCCATCCTGGCCGACCAGGTGCGGACGATCGCGCGGGAGCGGCTCGTCCGGCGCTCGGGCGCCGTCTCCAGGACCACGCTGCAACGGGTCGAGGAGGTCGTCCGGTTCCTGCTCGGGCTCTGA
- a CDS encoding Fic family protein, translating into MKRGTTGRYERATSGGEAVRAFVPSPLPPAPLPLLEGELQLALERAHLALGRLDSVSTLLPDTALFLYAYVRKEAVLSSQIEGTQSSLSDLLLFELNELPGVPLDDVVEVSNTVAALDHGLARLREGFPLSNRLIREIHAVLLSKGRGSGKEPGEFRRSQNWIDLERFLHDDTLRLPAVVRAGLAHVQFETIHPFLDGNGRVGRLLITLLLCHSGVLREPLLYLSLYLKQHRTDYYGHLDAVRKDGDWEAWLDFFLEGVSQTADGATSTARRLAALFSEDRAKIVPRGRLAGSALRVHDALKTRPVTTVKELRARTALSFPAASAAMNLLIDLGIARELTGRRRNRVFAYDRYLALLNEGTDAPLADGS; encoded by the coding sequence ATGAAGCGAGGGACGACCGGGCGATACGAGAGAGCGACCTCCGGGGGCGAGGCGGTGAGAGCCTTCGTTCCGTCCCCGCTGCCGCCTGCCCCGCTCCCGCTCCTCGAGGGCGAGCTCCAGCTCGCCCTCGAACGGGCGCACCTCGCGCTGGGTCGCCTCGACAGCGTCTCGACCCTCCTGCCCGACACCGCGCTCTTCCTCTACGCGTACGTGCGCAAGGAGGCCGTTCTCTCCTCTCAGATCGAAGGCACGCAGTCGTCGCTGTCTGACCTCCTGCTCTTCGAGCTCAACGAGCTTCCGGGCGTTCCCCTGGACGACGTCGTCGAGGTGTCGAACACCGTCGCGGCGCTGGATCACGGCCTCGCCCGCCTCCGAGAGGGGTTCCCGCTCTCGAATCGGCTGATCCGGGAGATACACGCCGTCCTGCTCTCGAAGGGACGCGGTTCGGGGAAGGAGCCGGGCGAGTTCCGTCGTTCCCAGAACTGGATCGACCTCGAGCGCTTCCTCCACGACGACACCCTGCGCCTTCCCGCAGTCGTTCGGGCCGGCCTCGCTCACGTGCAGTTCGAGACGATCCACCCCTTCCTCGACGGGAACGGCCGCGTTGGGCGGCTCCTGATCACCCTCCTCCTGTGTCACTCCGGTGTCCTGCGGGAGCCCCTCCTGTACCTCAGCCTCTACCTCAAGCAGCACCGGACCGACTACTACGGCCACCTCGATGCCGTGCGAAAGGACGGCGACTGGGAGGCGTGGCTCGACTTCTTTCTCGAGGGCGTGAGCCAGACGGCAGACGGGGCGACCTCGACGGCACGGCGTCTCGCGGCTCTCTTCAGCGAGGACCGGGCGAAGATCGTGCCGCGAGGACGTCTCGCCGGCTCGGCGCTGCGCGTGCACGACGCGCTCAAGACGCGCCCCGTGACCACGGTGAAGGAGCTGCGGGCGCGAACGGCGCTCTCGTTCCCGGCAGCGTCCGCCGCGATGAACCTCCTGATCGACCTGGGAATTGCGCGGGAGCTGACGGGCCGCCGCCGCAACCGAGTCTTCGCCTACGACCGCTACCTCGCCCTTCTCAACGAAGGGACAGATGCTCCGCTGGCCGACGGTTCCTGA
- a CDS encoding antibiotic biosynthesis monooxygenase has protein sequence MNTRVCWMLELQVREGRDEEFRALMAEMAAATEANEPGTLDYEWSLSADGRQCHLWERYADSAAAMGHAATFGGRYAARFFDVLTPVRLVLYGSPSDEVKAALAPFNPVVMAPAAGFSR, from the coding sequence ATGAACACCCGCGTCTGCTGGATGCTTGAGCTGCAGGTCCGCGAGGGCCGCGACGAGGAGTTCCGCGCGCTGATGGCCGAGATGGCCGCCGCCACCGAGGCGAACGAGCCCGGCACGCTCGACTACGAGTGGAGCCTGAGCGCCGACGGCCGGCAGTGCCACCTCTGGGAGCGCTACGCCGACTCCGCCGCGGCGATGGGTCACGCCGCCACATTCGGCGGCCGTTACGCCGCCCGCTTCTTCGACGTCCTCACCCCCGTCCGCCTCGTCCTCTACGGCTCCCCGAGCGACGAGGTGAAGGCCGCGCTCGCCCCTTTCAACCCGGTCGTCATGGCGCCCGCGGCGGGGTTCAGCAGGTAG
- a CDS encoding type II toxin-antitoxin system HicB family antitoxin, which yields MTANVKIMVEKHPDTYVAYPIGFKGVVVGQGATYEEALDDVRSAIAFHIEAFGSSEFEQDDPVVEAFVAETRVAV from the coding sequence ATGACAGCGAACGTGAAGATCATGGTGGAGAAGCACCCCGACACGTACGTGGCCTACCCCATAGGCTTCAAAGGGGTTGTCGTCGGGCAGGGCGCAACTTACGAAGAGGCCCTCGATGATGTTCGCTCGGCGATCGCCTTTCACATCGAGGCGTTCGGCTCATCGGAGTTCGAGCAGGACGATCCTGTGGTGGAGGCCTTCGTCGCCGAGACTCGAGTGGCCGTCTGA
- a CDS encoding nucleotidyltransferase domain-containing protein → MGTISTPRKGLADALFTSVQQRVLGLLFGQPERRFQSGELIRLADSGTGAVHRQLARLADAGLVTVTRTGNQKHYQARGDSPVFAELHGLVVKTVGLVEPIRRALAPLEPRIRAAFVFGSIAKRTETASSDVDLLVLSETLAYSDLFDALQTAEAVLARSVNPTVMTPADWRLRRAEPDSFASRIATQPRIFVIGGDDDLR, encoded by the coding sequence ATGGGAACGATTTCGACACCCCGAAAGGGCCTCGCGGATGCGCTCTTCACTTCGGTCCAGCAGCGCGTCCTCGGCCTCCTGTTCGGCCAGCCGGAGCGCCGCTTCCAGAGCGGTGAGCTGATCCGCCTCGCGGACAGCGGAACCGGGGCCGTCCACCGGCAGCTCGCCCGCCTCGCCGATGCGGGCCTCGTGACCGTGACGCGAACGGGGAACCAGAAGCACTACCAGGCCCGAGGGGACAGTCCGGTCTTCGCCGAGTTGCACGGGCTCGTCGTCAAGACCGTCGGGCTCGTCGAGCCGATTCGTAGGGCGCTCGCACCCTTGGAGCCGCGCATCCGCGCCGCCTTCGTCTTCGGCTCCATCGCGAAAAGGACCGAGACGGCTTCGAGCGACGTCGATCTCCTCGTTCTCTCGGAGACCCTCGCCTACTCCGACCTCTTCGACGCGCTTCAGACTGCCGAGGCCGTCCTCGCCCGCTCGGTCAACCCGACGGTCATGACACCTGCCGACTGGCGGCTCCGGCGCGCCGAGCCCGACTCCTTTGCTTCCCGCATCGCCACCCAGCCCCGTATCTTCGTGATCGGAGGCGACGATGACCTCCGCTGA
- a CDS encoding toxin-antitoxin system protein, whose protein sequence is MKSASTTIRIPAGMHEELRGFAEQEHSTLTGILVEALELYRRERFVARVNAGYSLLREETAAWKGHLAEREAWDSTLEDGVPKKTKPPRRKKR, encoded by the coding sequence ATGAAGTCGGCCTCGACCACCATCCGGATTCCGGCCGGGATGCACGAGGAGCTTCGAGGCTTCGCGGAGCAAGAGCACTCGACGCTGACGGGGATCCTCGTCGAAGCGCTCGAGCTCTACCGGCGCGAGCGGTTCGTGGCCCGGGTGAACGCCGGTTACTCCCTCCTGCGGGAGGAGACGGCCGCGTGGAAGGGCCACCTCGCCGAGCGGGAGGCCTGGGATTCGACGCTCGAAGATGGCGTTCCAAAGAAGACGAAGCCGCCCCGCAGGAAGAAGCGGTGA
- a CDS encoding ATP-binding domain-containing protein translates to MSPWTVRGEEPKVHRWRSAADEREKAAALIAQLLLKEEIGLERVAIVGMRRLANSCLAGVAELAGFPVVPIGDDGTAGVPGALRYATPHRFKGLEADVVLLLDVDGSRWSLDPRNLYVAASRARLRLHVFVKEGVVVPGDGESFPIRV, encoded by the coding sequence GTGTCGCCGTGGACGGTGCGGGGGGAGGAACCGAAGGTCCACCGCTGGCGGAGCGCGGCCGACGAACGCGAGAAGGCGGCGGCGCTGATCGCGCAGCTCCTCCTGAAGGAGGAGATCGGGCTCGAGAGGGTGGCGATTGTCGGGATGCGGCGCCTCGCGAACTCGTGCCTGGCGGGGGTGGCCGAGCTGGCGGGCTTCCCGGTGGTGCCGATCGGCGACGACGGAACGGCCGGCGTGCCCGGCGCGCTGCGCTACGCGACGCCGCACCGTTTCAAGGGTCTGGAGGCCGACGTGGTCCTCCTCCTCGACGTGGACGGCAGCCGCTGGTCGCTCGATCCGCGAAACCTCTACGTCGCGGCGTCGCGCGCGCGGCTGCGGCTGCACGTGTTCGTGAAGGAGGGGGTGGTGGTGCCGGGTGACGGGGAATCGTTCCCGATTCGGGTATGA
- a CDS encoding type II toxin-antitoxin system VapC family toxin, giving the protein MIFVDTGAFLARHVSHDQFHAKARRAWKELEKAKSPLFTSSFVLDETFTLLARRTSYPFAADRAEAAYASRVLTILRPDAADEQSALALFRKLADQEVSFTDCVSFSLMRRHRLTRVFTFDRHFAAAGFTVWP; this is encoded by the coding sequence GTGATCTTCGTCGACACGGGAGCCTTCCTCGCCCGGCACGTCTCACACGACCAGTTTCACGCGAAGGCCCGGCGGGCGTGGAAGGAGCTCGAGAAGGCGAAGTCGCCGCTCTTCACGAGCAGCTTCGTCCTGGACGAGACGTTCACGCTGCTCGCGCGGCGCACTTCCTACCCCTTCGCCGCCGATCGGGCCGAGGCGGCTTACGCGTCCCGGGTCCTGACCATCCTCCGTCCCGACGCCGCGGACGAACAGTCCGCCCTGGCACTATTCCGGAAGCTGGCAGACCAGGAGGTGAGCTTCACCGACTGCGTGTCGTTCTCCCTGATGCGCCGGCACAGGCTCACTCGCGTCTTCACCTTCGACCGCCATTTCGCGGCGGCCGGGTTCACCGTCTGGCCGTGA
- a CDS encoding AAA family ATPase: protein MTASPPRTFFLRALGLAGWDALDPVVLAAVASEAPLLLIGPHGSAKTMVLNRLAEALGLEHRHYNASLLSFDDLVGFPVPQEGRVVYLQTPATVWDAESVLIDEVSRCRPEVQNKLFPLVHERVLQGMPLPRLRHRWGAMNPPASLEGDDAGYAGAEPLDVALADRFAFVVTVPALAELAVEEQRRVLRPARWSAKEARAEAVRLVEEARAGLPDAERNDAAAATEYAILLAAQLARAGHPLSTRRAAQLVRNVIAVRAAARALGDGDDPEAAFLVASRSSVPDAAWGRPVPYEKLLAAHRSAWAAAGMAEGSARRRLLSEREPFGRLAIALEGTLPAHEAAEVLSDAYSALPLPERLIAAALVMPRLTKRRDLPAAALEPICNDWAEVGKPGAASVTSGPGTRWVRPLLTTELPKLDRKTEKGRVLSAVAARLLFQKHEFRLEELLAAWERAVAALRPAGRKVAA, encoded by the coding sequence ATGACCGCATCTCCCCCTCGAACGTTCTTCCTTCGCGCGCTCGGCCTCGCCGGGTGGGACGCGCTCGACCCGGTGGTCCTCGCCGCCGTGGCCTCCGAGGCGCCGCTCCTCCTGATCGGGCCGCACGGCTCGGCCAAGACGATGGTGCTCAACCGCCTCGCCGAGGCGCTGGGGCTCGAGCACCGCCACTACAACGCGTCGCTCCTCTCGTTCGACGACCTCGTCGGCTTCCCGGTGCCGCAGGAGGGGCGCGTCGTCTACCTGCAGACGCCGGCGACGGTGTGGGACGCCGAGTCGGTGCTCATCGACGAGGTGTCGCGCTGCCGGCCCGAGGTGCAGAACAAGCTCTTCCCGCTGGTGCACGAGCGGGTGCTGCAGGGGATGCCGCTGCCGAGGCTGCGTCACCGCTGGGGCGCCATGAACCCGCCCGCCTCGCTCGAGGGGGACGACGCGGGGTACGCGGGCGCCGAGCCGCTCGACGTGGCGCTGGCCGACCGGTTCGCGTTCGTGGTGACGGTGCCCGCGCTCGCGGAGCTTGCGGTGGAGGAGCAGCGGCGCGTCCTGCGACCCGCGCGGTGGAGCGCGAAGGAAGCTCGGGCGGAGGCGGTGCGGCTCGTGGAGGAGGCGCGTGCCGGGTTGCCCGACGCCGAGCGGAACGACGCGGCCGCGGCGACGGAGTACGCGATCCTCCTCGCGGCGCAGCTCGCCCGGGCCGGGCACCCGCTCTCGACGCGGCGGGCCGCGCAGCTCGTGCGAAACGTGATCGCGGTGCGCGCCGCCGCGCGGGCGCTCGGCGACGGGGACGACCCCGAGGCGGCGTTCCTCGTCGCCTCCCGCAGCTCGGTGCCCGACGCGGCGTGGGGCCGCCCCGTCCCGTACGAGAAGCTCCTCGCGGCGCACCGGTCGGCCTGGGCCGCGGCCGGGATGGCCGAGGGCTCGGCGCGGCGGCGGCTCCTCTCGGAAAGGGAGCCGTTCGGGCGGCTCGCCATCGCGCTCGAGGGGACGCTTCCTGCGCACGAGGCGGCCGAGGTGCTTTCCGACGCCTACTCGGCGCTGCCTCTGCCGGAGAGGCTCATCGCGGCGGCGCTCGTGATGCCGAGGCTGACGAAGCGGCGCGACCTGCCGGCCGCCGCGCTGGAGCCGATCTGCAACGACTGGGCGGAGGTGGGAAAGCCCGGCGCGGCCTCCGTCACCTCTGGGCCGGGGACGCGCTGGGTGCGCCCGCTCCTGACGACCGAGCTGCCGAAGCTCGACAGGAAGACGGAGAAGGGGCGCGTCCTGAGTGCCGTGGCCGCGCGCCTTCTCTTCCAGAAGCACGAGTTCCGGCTGGAGGAGCTTCTCGCTGCGTGGGAGCGGGCCGTCGCGGCCCTGCGGCCGGCCGGCCGGAAGGTGGCGGCGTGA